The Pyrus communis chromosome 2, drPyrComm1.1, whole genome shotgun sequence genome includes a window with the following:
- the LOC137726380 gene encoding polyadenylation and cleavage factor homolog 4-like has translation MDSERLTLSRENPRIAFSPHASADGKAMPGTELAQKPQPPTPIVDRFRALLKQREEDLRVSPDDEVSPPSTEEIVHLYEMVLSELIFNSKPIITDLTIIAGEQRDHGKGIADAICARILEVPVEHKLPSLYLLDSIVKNIGREYAKFFSSRLPEVFCEAYRQVHPNQHPAMRHLFGTWSAVFPPSVLRRIEEQLQFSPQANQQSSGLAPLRTSESPRPTHGIHVNPKYLRQLDSSTVDGVGPQRLNSTGIVSHSPFAMGSNQLHPPSTARLARSSSPSNIGLDGSLPSAVDEYEAEQSPKRFVERASPSDSVFDYRLGGAMGKDEESNEWRRKRYLDGSQKRYETSAAYNGVEHQNPRALIDAYGKDSADRSLNNKPLLVGRLGLNGIDRKATPMSWQNTEEEEFDWEDVAPNLADHGRGNDFLASTVSPSRSYRASLGTLNASSLDPDVRSTWSSQAHPPSAEQSSIIAEDLVPPLGFGRGTSGAMSRFQSETNHNLGSRYPQDTWNMPFHLSQPLQNPLNAKGRGGNIQTPFVTGGIYSGGGKMSAFSDKLRDIDTQLHGPIASRMGSSSVDSVTADSRSGMPVSMGLRPPVNVHNSHTPPVHSVFAMQNQRNPYGSINYSNTVKNQGPFNPLYMPEQQLDGYENKESRSTKSTQMPQYRPLQPQYRPRQEAQENIFPSAETQVPPYLGVPPLNHGYALRGPVPRQHLGIPTPYNPNGTSQFPLPPLPPGPPPPSQGILSVQNPGSVVSGNQSGNAYSGLISSLMAQGLISLTNQSPVQDSVGVEFNADLLKVRHESVISALYRDLPRQCTTCGLRFKCQEEHSSHMDWHVTKNRMSKNRKQKPSRKWFVNTSMWLTGAEALGTEAVPGFLPAETVVEKKSDEEMAVPADEDQNSCALCGETFDEFYSDETEEWMYKDAVYLNAPDGATGGMDRSRLGPIVHAKCRSESSVASPEGFGQDQGGIIEEGSQRKRLRS, from the exons ATGGACTCGGAAAGGCTCACACTTTCCCGAGAGAACCCTAGAATCGCTTTTTCCCCGCACGCCTCCGCCGACGGAAAGGCCATGCCCGGTACTGAGTTAGCTCAGAAGCCCCAGCCTCCGACTCCGATAGTCGACCGATTCAGGGCTCTGCTGAAGCAGCGGGAGGAGGACCTGAGGGTTTCGCCCGACGACGAGGTGTCGCCGCCCAGCACTGAGGAAATCGTCCACCTTTACGAGATGGTGTTGTCGGAACTTATCTTTAATTCGAAGCCCATCATTACCGATCTCACCATCATCGCCGGCGAGCAGAGAGACCATGGAAAGGGCATTGCTGACGCCATCTGCGCCCGGATTCTCGAG GTCCCGGTCGAGCATAAACTGCCTTCACTGTATCTTTTAGACAGTATTGTCAAGAATATTGGCCGAGAATATGCAAAGTTTTTCTCTTCCCGTCTTCCTGAG gtCTTTTGCGAGGCATACAGGCAAGTACACCCTAATCAGCATCCTGCCATGCGGCACCTCTTTGGCACTTGGTCAGCAGTGTTTCCACCCTCAGTCCTTCGCAGGATTGAAGAGCAACTGCAATTTTCTCCGCAAGCAAACCAACAATCATCAGGATTAGCACCTTTGAGGACTTCTGAATCTCCTCGACCAACTCATGGCATCCATGTCAATCCAAAATATTTACGTCAGTTGGACAGCTCAACTGTGGATGGT GTTGGACCCCAAAGATTAAACTCAACAGGAATTGTGAGTCATTCACCTTTTGCCATGGGGTCCAATCAGTTGCACCCACCTTCAACTGCTAGGCTTGCAAGATCATCTTCGCCTTCAAATATTGGGCTTGATGGGTCTTTGCCATCAGCAGTTGATGAATATGAAGCAGAACAGTCTCCAAAAAGGTTTGTTGAGAGGGCTTCTCCATCTGATTCTGTGTTTGATTATAGACTTGGCGGAGCAATGGGTAAAGATGAGGAGTCGAATGAATGGCGGAGAAAGCGCTATCTTGATGGCAGTCAGAAGCGGTATGAGACTTCTGCTGCATATAATGGAGTTGAGCATCAGAACCCAAGAGCTTTAATTGACGCATATGGGAAAGACAGTGCGGATAGAAGTTTAAACAATAAGCCTCTGCTAGTTGGGCGGCTGGGCCTGAACGGTATAGATCGTAAGGCAACTCCAATGTCATGGCAGAATACTGAAGAGGAAGAGTTTGATTGGGAAGATGTGGCCCCAAATTTAGCAGACCATGGTAGGGGTAACGATTTCTTGGCCTCAACTGTATCGCCTTCTAGAAGCTACAGGGCAAGCCTTGGAACACTAAATGCAAGCTCCTTGGACCCAGATGTTAGGAGTACTTGGTCTAGTCAGGCACATCCACCATCAGCCGAACAGTCCTCTATTATAGCTGAAGATCTAGTTCCCCCACTTGGT TTCGGTCGTGGAACATCGGGTGCTATGTCTCGATTTCAGTCTGAGACAAATCATAATCTGGGTTCTCGCTACCCTCAAGACACCTGGAATATGCCTTTTCATCTCTCGCAGCCTTTGCAGAATCCCCTTAATGCCAAAGGAAGAGGAGGGAATATTCAGACGCCCTTTGTGACAGGCGGTATATATTCAGGTGGTGGGAAAATGTCTGCCTTTAGTGACAAGCTTCGAGATATTGATACACAACTTCATGGGCCCATTGCATCAAGAATGGGTTCCTCTAGTGTTGACTCTGTTACTGCTGACTCGAGATCTGGGATGCCAGTGTCAATGGGTTTAAGGCCTCCAGTAAACGTGCATAATTCTCACACTCCTCCTGTGCACTCAGTTTTTGCAATGCAGAACCAGAGGAATCCGTATGGTTCAATAAATTATAGCAATACTGTAAAAAATCAAGGCCCATTTAATCCTTTATACATGCCGGAGCAGCAGTTAGATGGCTATGAAAACAAGGAGTCGAGGTCAACAAAGTCAACTCAGATGCCACAATATCGTCCCTTACAACCACAGTATCGTCCACGTCAGGAGGCACAGGAGAATATTTTTCCGTCTGCAGAAACTCAGGTGCCACCTTATTTAGGGGTACCACCCTTAAATCACGGATACGCTTTGCGAGGTCCCGTACCTCGTCAACATTTGGGCATACCAACCCCCTATAACCCAAATGGCACTTCGCAGTTCCCCTTGCCACCTCTACCACCAGGCCCCCCTCCTCCCTCGCAAGGCATACTTTCTGTCCAAAACCCTGGTTCAGTTGTCTCTGGCAACCAGTCCGGGAATGCATATTCTGGTTTGATTAGTTCTCTCATGGCTCAAGGTTTGATCTCATTGACAAATCAAAGCCCTGTCCAG GATTCTGTAGGAGTCGAGTTTAATGCCGACCTTCTCAAGGTGCGTCATGAATCTGTAATAAGTGCCCTATATCGTGATCTCCCTAGACAATGCACAACCTGTGGCCTTAGGTTCAAGTGCCAAGAAGAGCACAGTAGTCATATGGATTGGCATGTGACAAAGAATCGTATGTCTAAAAACCGCAAGCAGAAGCCCTCTCGCAAATGGTTTGTAAATACAAGCATGTGGCTCACTGGTGCAGAGGCATTGGGTACCGAGGCAGTCCCTGGATTTTTGCCTGCTGAGACCGTTGTAGAAAAGaagagtgatgaagaaatggcTGTTCCTGCCGATGAGGATCAGAATTCGTGTGCATTATGTGGAGAGACTTTTGATGAATTTTATAGTGACGAGACAGAGGAATGGATGTATAAAGATGCTGTGTACTTGAATGCACCTGACGGAGCAACAGGAGGCATGGATAGGTCACGGTTAGGTCCTATTGTGCATGCTAAATGCAGATCCGAGTCAAGTGTGGCCTCCCCTGAAGGTTTTGGACAAGATCAAGGG GGAATTATTGAAGAGGGTAGTCAAAGAAAACGATTGCGGAGTTAA
- the LOC137726197 gene encoding homeobox-leucine zipper protein MERISTEM L1-like produces the protein MFQPSMFDNHHILDHMTTSSTHKTSDSTGRLLEDDFETKSGTETTMDIPSGDEQDPNTTGPRPKRKRYHRHTQRQIQEMEAFFKDCPHPDDKQRKELSRELGLEPLQVKFWFQNKRTQMKAQHERHDNSILKSENDKLHAENNRYKEALGNATCPNCGGPAAIGEMSFDEQHLRIENARLREEIDRISSIAAKYVGKPLTSSFSSHVPSRSLDVAVGNFGTQPGFVGEMYGSSSDLLRTVSVPTEADKPMIVELAVAAMEELIRMAQDGDPLWVPGDHNSIQKEILNEDAYLRTFPRGIGPKILGLKSEASRESELVIMNHVNLVEILMDVNQWSTIFCGIVSRAMTLDILSTGVAGNYNGALQVMTAEFQVPSPLVPTRENYFVRYCKQQVDGTWAVVDVSLDNLRPSPISRSRRRPSGCLIQELPNGYSKVTWVEHVEVDDRAVHNIYRPLVNSGLAFGAKRWVATLDRQCERLASSMASNIPAGDLCVITSTEGRKSMLKLAQRMVMSFCTGVGASTAHAWTTLSATGSDDVRVMTRKSMDDPGRPPGIVLSAATSFWIPVPPKRVFDFLRDENSRSEWDILSNGGLVQEMAHIANGRDPGNCVSLLRVNSANSSQSNMLILQESCTDSTGSYVIYAPVDIVAMNVVLSGGDPDYVALLPSGFAILPDGAAGSAGGGILDVGSGGSLLTVAFQILVDSVPTAKLSLGSVATVNNLIKCTVERIRAAVTCDQNP, from the exons ATGTTTCAGCCAAGCATGTTCGACAATCACCACATCCTAGATCACATGACGACGAGCAGTACCCACAAAACCTCGGATAGTACTGGCCGACTGCTGGAGGATGACTTCGAGACCAAATCCGGAACCGAAACGACTATGGACATTCCTTCTGGTGACGAGCAAGATCCCAACACCACGGGCCCGCGCCCCAAAAGAAAACGTTACCATCGCCACACCCAGCGCCAAATCCAGGAGATGGAAGC ATTCTTCAAGGACTGTCCTCACCCAGATGACAAGCAAAGGAAGGAGCTGAGTCGTGAACTAGGGTTAGAGCCTTTGCAAGTCAAATTCTGGTTCCAAAACAAGCGCACCCAAATGAAG GCACAACATGAACGCCATGACAATTCAATTTTGAAATCTGAGAACGACAAGCTTCATGCTGAGAACAATAGGTACAAGGAAGCCCTTGGCAATGCCACATGCCCCAACTGTGGAGGACCAGCTGCAATTGGTGAGATGTCATTTGATGAGCAACATTTGCGGATTGAAAATGCTCGTTTACGTGAAGAG ATTGATAGGATATCTTCGATTGCTGCTAAATATGTTGGGAAACCTTTGACAAGCTCATTTTCCTCTCACGTGCCTTCGCGCTCCCTTGATGTTGCGGTTGGGAATTTTGGTACTCAGCCAGGCTTCGTAGGAGAAATGTATGGATCATCTAGTGATCTTCTCAGGACAGTTTCAGTGCCCACCGAGGCAGATAAGCCGATGATTGTTGAGCTTGCCGTTGCAGCCATGGAAGAACTAATTAGAATGGCTCAGGATGGAGACCCCTTGTGGGTTCCTGGTGACCACAACTCAATtcaaaaagaaattttaaatgAAGACGCGTACTTGAGGACATTTCCGAGGGGGATTGGCCCTAAAATATTGGGCTTAAAGTCTGAGGCTTCAAGAGAATCGGAATTGGTCATCATGAATCATGTTAACCTTGTTGAGATTCTCATGGATGTG AATCAATGGTCTACCATCTTTTGTGGTATTGTCTCAAGAGCAATGACCCTTGATATCCTATCAACTGGAGTAGCTGGAAACTACAATGGAGCCTTGCAAGTG ATGACTGCTGAGTTTCAAGTACCCTCACCACTCGTTCCAACCCGTGAGAATTACTTTGTAAGGTACTGTAAGCAGCAAGTTGATGGAACTTGGGCAGTGGTTGATGTTTCCTTGGACAACCTACGCCCAAGTCCAATTTCAAGAAGTCGAAGAAGGCCATCCGGTTGCTTAATCCAAGAATTGCCAAATGGCTACTCTAAG GTTACATGGGTGGAGCATGTTGAAGTGGATGATAGAGCTGTTCACAACATATACAGACCCCTAGTCAATTCTGGTCTTGCCTTCGGAGCTAAGCGTTGGGTGGCTACACTTGATAGACAGTGCGAACGTCTTGCGAGTTCCATGGCCAGTAACATTCCTGCTGGAGATCTTTGTG TGATAACTAGTACTGAAGGGAGGAAAAGTATGCTGAAGCTGGCACAAAGAATGGTGATGAGCTTCTGTACCGGTGTTGGTGCTTCTACTGCACATGCATGGACTACATTATCAGCAACGGGTTCAGATGATGTGAGGGTCATGACCCGAAAAAGTATGGACGATCCTGGCAGGCCTCCTGGGATAGTTTTAAGTGCTGCAACTTCCTTCTGGATTCCTGTCCCTCCCAAGAGAGTTTTTGATTTCCTGCGTGATGAAAACTCTCGTAGTGAG TGGGATATACTTTCAAATGGTGGGCTAGTTCAAGAGATGGCGCACATAGCTAATGGTCGTGATCCAGGCAACTGTGTCTCCCTACTTCGCGTAAAT AGTGCAAACTCAAGCCAAAGCAATATGCTGATACTTCAGGAGAGCTGCACTGATTCAACCGGGTCATACGTGATTTATGCACCGGTTGATATCGTGGCCATGAATGTTGTGTTAAGTGGTGGAGACCCAGATTATGTTGCACTTCTGCCCTCAGGTTTTGCCATCCTTCCAGATGGAGCTGCTGGGTCCGCAGGAGGAGGAATACTTGATGTTGGCTCTGGTGGGTCTCTTCTCACCGTAGCATTTCAGATCTTGGTTGATTCAGTTCCTACTGCTAAACTCTCTCTGGGATCTGTGGCCACTGTTAACAATCTAATTAAGTGCACGGTTGAGCGTATTAGAGCCGCAGTTACATGTGACCAAAATCCATGA